From the genome of Gracilinanus agilis isolate LMUSP501 chromosome 2, AgileGrace, whole genome shotgun sequence, one region includes:
- the LOC123234509 gene encoding putative N-acetyltransferase 8B, with product MAPYYIRKYEDQDRETVIDIFTKGTLYLIPSCFFHLLKQPRGFLLLLGGPALLFLGSGSLLLSLLAFLGLLAVLWWVAGYPFSSYLDHALRTDMRDIRKSYLSDTGSCLWVAESEGQVVGLVCACPVQEASGRQKNLELLHLSVDQEHWGQGIAKSLTQTVLQFAQDQGYDNVVLSTIKLNYPAQQLYERLGFWKSHEAFVSLKWKIIAIPFFFYEYTVASSL from the coding sequence CATATTCACTAAGGGAACACTGTATCTGATTCCTTCTTGCTTCTTCCATCTGCTGAAGCAACCAAGAGGCTTCCTGCTCCTGTTAGGGGGTCCGGCACTCCTGTTTCTTGGGTCTGGTTCCCTCCTCCTGTCTCTCTTGGCTTTCCTGGGCCTCCTGGCTGTCCTGTGGTGGGTTGCTGGATATCCCTTCTCCTCTTATCTTGACCATGCTTTGCGTACAGACATGAGAGACATCAGGAAATCCTACCTCAGTGACACAGGGTCTTGTTTGTGGGTAGCAGAGTCAGAGGGGCAGGTGGTGGGACTAGTGTGTGCCTGCCCAGTACAAGAGGCTTCAGGAAGACAGAAAAACCTGGAGTTGCTACATTTGTCAGTGGACCAAGAGCACTGGGGCCAGGGTATTGCCAAATCCCTTACTCAAACTGTGCTCCAGTTTGCACAGGACCAAGGCTATGATAATGTGGTCTTGAGTACTATTAAGCTGAATTACCCAGCTCAACAATTATATGAGCGTCTGGGCTTCTGGAAATCACACGAAGCCTTTGTTTCTCTGAAATGGAAGATAATAgcgattcctttttttttctatgaatATACAGTTGCTTCTTCACTCTGA